In Romboutsia lituseburensis, a genomic segment contains:
- the hpf gene encoding ribosome hibernation-promoting factor, HPF/YfiA family, translating to MNIIISGKQMELTDGIKGAIEEKIGRLDYYLHPETEVKVTVSAKKSRQKVEVTIIPISGPIVRAEDIEENLYAAIDIVYDKLNKQLRRYKNRLQDRHQDSESIRFQGVELNEDIDFEDDDEDNLDIVIERHKKFDMKPMSAEEAVLQMELIEHDFYMFRNIDTDEVSIVYKRRNGGYGIIEHE from the coding sequence ATGAATATAATAATATCTGGAAAACAAATGGAACTAACAGATGGAATTAAAGGTGCGATAGAAGAGAAAATCGGAAGATTAGACTACTACCTTCATCCAGAAACAGAAGTGAAAGTGACAGTTAGTGCTAAAAAATCAAGACAAAAAGTAGAAGTAACAATAATCCCTATAAGTGGACCAATAGTTAGAGCTGAAGATATAGAAGAAAACTTATATGCAGCTATAGACATAGTTTATGATAAATTAAATAAGCAATTAAGAAGATATAAAAATAGATTGCAAGATAGACATCAAGATAGTGAGAGTATAAGATTCCAAGGTGTAGAATTAAATGAGGACATTGACTTTGAAGACGATGATGAAGATAATTTAGATATAGTAATAGAAAGACATAAAAAGTTTGATATGAAACCTATGAGTGCCGAAGAAGCGGTGTTACAGATGGAATTAATAGAGCATGATTTCTATATGTTTAGAAATATAGATACAGATGAAGTATCTATAGTATATAAACGTAGAAATGGTGGATATGGGATAATAGAACATGAATAA